CGCACACAGTCTACCTGCCAGGCCCGCGAGGCTGCCCGCCAGCAGCTCTTGGACAGGTTCGTGTGGCCCTGGGGCTGTGGTGCGGCTTGGGTCCAGACAGGCTGTGGTGATAGGAGCCTGACCCCACTTCTTCCCTGCCTGTCCCACAGGGAGCTGAAGAAGAAGCCGCCGCCACGGCCCACAGCCCCAAAGCCACTGCTGCCCCGCAGGGAGGAGAGTGAGGTGATGGAAGCAGGAGACCCCCCCGAGGAGCTGCGTAGCCTTCCCCCTGACATGGTGGCTGGCCCACGACTGCCCGACACCTTCCTGGGAACTGCCACCCCGCTCCACTTTCCTCCCAGCCCCTTCCCCAGCTCCACAGGCCCAGGACCCCACTATCTCTCAGGCCCCTTGCCCCCTGGTAGCTACTCAGGCCCCACCCAGCTGATACAGCCCAGGGCCCCAGGGCCCACTGCAATGCCCGTAGCACCTGGGCCTGCCCTCTACCCAGCCCCTGCCTACACGCCGGAGCTGGGCCTTGTGCCCCGATCCTCCCCCCAGCATGGCGTGGTGAGCAGTCCCTATGTGGGGGTAGGGCCGGCCCCACCAGTTGCAGGTCTGCCCTCCGCCCCACCTCCTCAATTCTCAGGCCCCGAGCTGACCATGGTGGTTCGGCCAGCCACCACCACGGTAGACAGCATCCAGGCGCCCATCCCCAGCCACACAGCCCCACGGCCAAACCCCACGACTGCTCCTCCCCAGCCTCGCTTCCCAGTGCCCCCACCACAGTCTCTGCCCACGCCTTACACCTACCCCGTAGGGACCAAGCAACCCGTCCCAGCCCAGCACCACTTCTCTCCTGGGATCCCTGCAGGTTTTCCAGCCCCGAGGATtgggccccagccccagccttcaCGAGCATTTGGGCCTCAACCCCCACAGCAGCCCCTTCCACTCCAGCATCCGCACCTCTTCCCAACCCAGGCCCCAGGACTCCTACCCCCACAGTCCCCCTACCCCTATGCCCCTCAGCCTGGGGTTCTGGGGCAGCACACCCAGCTCTACCCAGGTCCTGCTCAAGACCCTCTGCCAGCCCACTCAGGGGCTCTGCCTTTCCCCAGCCCTgggccccctcagcctccccatcccCCCCTGGCATATGGTCCTGCCCCTTCTACCAGACCCATGGGCCCCCAGGCAGCCCCTCTTACCATCCGAGGGCCCTCACCTGCTGGCCAGCCCACCCCCAGTCCCCACCTGGTGCCTTCACCTGCTCCATCTCCAGGGCCCGGTTCTGTGCCCCCTCGGCCCCCAGCAGCAGAACCACCCCCTTGCCTGCGCCGAGGCGCTGCAGCTGCAGACCTGCTCTCCTCTAGCCCGGAGAGCCAGCATGGCAGCACTCAGCCTCCTGGGGGTGGGCAGCCCCTGCTGCAGCCCACCAAGGTGGACGCAGCTGAGGGCCGTCGGCCGCAGGCCCTGCGGCTAATTGAGCAGGACCCCTATGAGCATCCTGAGAGGCTGCGGCAGTTGCAGCAGGAGCTGGAGGCCTTTCGGGGCCAGCTGGGGGATGTGGGGGCTCTGGACACTGTCTGGCGGGAGCTGCAAGATGCGCAGGAACATGATGCCCGAGGCCGTTCCATCGCCATCGCCCGCTGCTACTCACTGAAGAACCGGCACCAGGATGTCATGCCCTACGACAGTAACCGTGTGGTGCTGCGCTCAGGCAAGGATGACTACATCAATGCCAGCTGCGTGGAGGGGCTCTCCCCATACTGCCCGCCGCTAGTGGCCACCCAGGCCCCACTGCCTGGCACAGCTGCTGACTTCTGGCTCATGGTCCATGAGCAGAAAGTGTCAGTTATTGTCATGCTGGTttctgaggctgagatggagaaGGTGAGAGAGGGGCTGGGTGCCCACGAGGGCAGTGTGGGGTGGCAGGGCAGGGGATCCTGGAAAACCAGCCCTGTCTTGGTTTGTCTGTCCCTCAGCAAAAAGTGGCACGCTACTTCCCCACTGAGAGGGGCCAGCCCATGGTGCACGGTGCCCTGAGCCTGGCATTGAGCAGCGTCCGCAGCACTGAAACCCATGTGGAACGTGTGCTGAGCCTGCAGTTCCGAGACCAGAGCCTCAAGCGCTCTCTCGTGCACCTCCACTTCCCCACTTGGCCTGAGTTGTGCGTCCACTGCTCTGGATGGTGGCTGGGGGTCTGGGGTGCTGTCCAGTCCTTGGTGCTGGGAGGGATGAGAGCCTCAGATCAGGCCTGGCTCATAGGCTCTTCCCCACCCCGTCCTGTCCCACAGAGGCCTGCCCGACAGCCCCAGCAACTTGCTGTACTTCATCCAGGAGGTGCACGCACATTACCTGCATCAGCGGCCACTGCACACGCCCATCGTTGTGCACTGCAGGTAGAGGGTGGGCCTGACAGTCTCTCTACGGGCTCTTGTCCTGGCCTCATTTCCCAGCCTCATACCCCCTTCTTGGCACAGCTCTGGTGTGGGCCGCACGGGAGCCTTCGCGCTGCTCTATGCAGCtgtgcaggaggtggaggctgggaaTGGAATCCCTGAACTGCCTCAACTGGTGCGACGCATGCGGCAGCAGAGGAAGCACATGCTGCAGGAGAAGGTGAGGATCTGGGCAGGTGGGGCTGGGATGGGCCTTCTGTCCCTGGGTGACGGGCCCCTGCCTGGCTGACCTGGCCAAATGCACCTGTGCAGCTGCACCTCAGGTTCTGCTATGAGGCAGTGGTGAGACACGTGGAGCAGGTCCTGCAGCGCCATGGTGTACCCCCTCCATGCAAACCCTTGGCCAGCGCAAGCATCAGCCAGAAGGTGAGGAAGGTTCCCTGGAAGCTGCTGGGACAGCCACAACCTTGGGACTCCCTCTCCTCACCCACTCTGTCTTCTCAGAACCACCTTCCTCAGGACTCCCAGGACCTGGTCCTCGGTGGGGATGTGCCCATCAGCTCCATCCAGGCCACCATTGCCAAGCTCAGCATCCGGCCTCCTGGGGGATTGGAGTCCCCAGTTGCCAGCTTGCCAGGCCCTGCAGAGCCCCCAGGCCTCCCGCCAGCCAGCCTCCCAGAGTCTACCCCAATCCCATCTTCCTCCCCGCCCCCCCTTTCCTCCCCGCTGCCTGAGGCTCCCCAGCCTAAGGAGGAGCCGCCAGTGCCTGAAGCCCCCAGCTCGGggcccccctcctcctccctggagCTGCTGGCCTCCTTGACCCCAGAGGCCTTCTCCCTGGACAGCTCCCTGCGGGGCAAGCAGCGGATGAGCAAGCAGAACTTTCTGCAGGCCCATAACGGGCAAGGGCTACGGGCCACCCAGCCCTCTGACGACCCCCTCAGCCTTCTGGATCCACTCTGGACACTCAACAAGACCTGAACAGGTTTCGCCTACCTGGTCCTTACACTACATCATCTCTCATGCCCACCTGCCCACACCCAGCAGAGCTTCTCAGTGGGCACAGTCTCTTACTCCCATTTCTGCTGCCTTTGGCCTGCCTGGCCCAGTCCGCACCCCCGTGGGGTGGAGATGTACTGCAGGCTCTGGGTCAGGTTCTGCTCCTTTATGAGACCTGACATTTTTCAGCTCTTTGCTATTGAAATAATAAACCACCCTGTTCTGTGGCCAGTGTCTGAGTCTGCCCATTGCTGCCTCAGCTCTAGTAGCACTGGCAGGAACTTAGCACCTTTCATGGATAACAGGATGGTACCAAACTGTTACACTACCAGGACAGTTCTTTAAGGGTCCTGCAGTTCTGGCTTGCTCATCCTCCCCGCTTTGCTACCCATGCCATGCTGTATGTTTCCTCAGCAGCTCTGAGGAGGGTCCAGGCAGAGTGTGTGCACAAACAATTCCAAGAGAGACAAGTAGCTCCCAAAGTGCCTGACAgatgtggttttttaaaaaagtttaatattaCAGTCAGGAGGCAGCAGCTGGAAGATACTCGGCTCTTTCCCCCAAGTCCAGGTTCAGTGCATTGGCCCCCACACAGCCCCCCAGACCCCTGCCTGGGCAGGGAGGCCCCATGCTCAGTCCAGCTTCTCCAGCACAGAGGGCACATACACCAGGCTGAGCTCACTGCCAAAGTTGCAGACAATGGCAGCGTTGTCCAGCACCAGGATCTGGCGGGCAGGCTGGGCCTCACTGTTC
The sequence above is drawn from the Rhinopithecus roxellana isolate Shanxi Qingling chromosome 1, ASM756505v1, whole genome shotgun sequence genome and encodes:
- the PTPN23 gene encoding tyrosine-protein phosphatase non-receptor type 23 isoform X2; amino-acid sequence: MPAAMEAVPRMPMIWLDLKEAGDFHFQPAVKKFVLKNYGENPEAYNEELKKLELLRQNAVRVPRDFEGCSVLRKYLGQLHYLQSRVPMGSGQEAAVPVTWTEIFSGKSVAHEDIKYEQACILYNLGALHSMLGAMDKRVSEEGMKVSCTHFQCAAGAFAYLREHFPQAYSVDMSRQILTLNVNLMLGQAQECLLEKSMLDNRKSFLVARISAQVVDYYKEACRALENPDTASLLGRIQKDWKKLVQMKIYYFAAVAHLHMGKQAEEQQKFGERVAYFQSALDKLNEAIKLAKGQPDTVQDALRFTMDVIGGKFNSAKKDNDFIYHEVVPALDTLQPVKGAPLVKPLPVNPTDPAVTGPDIFAKLVPMAAHEASSLYSEEKAKLLREMMAKIEDKNEVLDQFMDSMQLDPETVDNLDAYSHIPPQLMEKCAALSVRPDTVRNLVQSMQVLSGVFTDVEASLKDIRDLLEEDELLEQKFQEAVGQTGAVSVPSKAELAEVRREWAKYMEVHEKASFTNSELHRAMNLHVGNLRLLSGPLDQVRAALPTPALTPEDKAVLQNLKRILAKVQEMRDQRVSLEQQLRELIQKDDITASLVTTEHSEMKKLFEEQLKKYDQLKVYLEQNLAAQDRVLRALTEANVQYAAVRRVLSDLDQKWNSTLQTLVASYEAYEDLMKKSQEGRDFYGDLESKVAALLERTQSTCQAREAARQQLLDRELKKKPPPRPTAPKPLLPRREESEVMEAGDPPEELRSLPPDMVAGPRLPDTFLGTATPLHFPPSPFPSSTGPGPHYLSGPLPPGSYSGPTQLIQPRAPGPTAMPVAPGPALYPAPAYTPELGLVPRSSPQHGVVSSPYVGVGPAPPVAGLPSAPPPQFSGPELTMVVRPATTTVDSIQAPIPSHTAPRPNPTTAPPQPRFPVPPPQSLPTPYTYPVGTKQPVPAQHHFSPGIPAGFPAPRIGPQPQPSRAFGPQPPQQPLPLQHPHLFPTQAPGLLPPQSPYPYAPQPGVLGQHTQLYPGPAQDPLPAHSGALPFPSPGPPQPPHPPLAYGPAPSTRPMGPQAAPLTIRGPSPAGQPTPSPHLVPSPAPSPGPGSVPPRPPAAEPPPCLRRGAAAADLLSSSPESQHGSTQPPGGGQPLLQPTKVDAAEGRRPQALRLIEQDPYEHPERLRQLQQELEAFRGQLGDVGALDTVWRELQDAQEHDARGRSIAIARCYSLKNRHQDVMPYDSNRVVLRSGKDDYINASCVEGLSPYCPPLVATQAPLPGTAADFWLMVHEQKVSVIVMLVSEAEMEKQKVARYFPTERGQPMVHGALSLALSSVRSTETHVERVLSLQFRDQSLKRSLVHLHFPTWPELGLPDSPSNLLYFIQEVHAHYLHQRPLHTPIVVHCSSGVGRTGAFALLYAAVQEVEAGNGIPELPQLVRRMRQQRKHMLQEKLHLRFCYEAVVRHVEQVLQRHGVPPPCKPLASASISQKNHLPQDSQDLVLGGDVPISSIQATIAKLSIRPPGGLESPVASLPGPAEPPGLPPASLPESTPIPSSSPPPLSSPLPEAPQPKEEPPVPEAPSSGPPSSSLELLASLTPEAFSLDSSLRGKQRMSKQNFLQAHNGQGLRATQPSDDPLSLLDPLWTLNKT
- the PTPN23 gene encoding tyrosine-protein phosphatase non-receptor type 23 isoform X1, producing MGSGQEAAVPVTWTEIFSGKSVAHEDIKYEQACILYNLGALHSMLGAMDKRVSEEGMKVSCTHFQCAAGAFAYLREHFPQAYSVDMSRQILTLNVNLMLGQAQECLLEKSMLDNRKSFLVARISAQVVDYYKEACRALENPDTASLLGRIQKDWKKLVQMKIYYFAAVAHLHMGKQAEEQQKFGERVAYFQSALDKLNEAIKLAKGQPDTVQDALRFTMDVIGGKFNSAKKDNDFIYHEVVPALDTLQPVKGAPLVKPLPVNPTDPAVTGPDIFAKLVPMAAHEASSLYSEEKAKLLREMMAKIEDKNEVLDQFMDSMQLDPETVDNLDAYSHIPPQLMEKCAALSVRPDTVRNLVQSMQVLSGVFTDVEASLKDIRDLLEEDELLEQKFQEAVGQTGAVSVPSKAELAEVRREWAKYMEVHEKASFTNSELHRAMNLHVGNLRLLSGPLDQVRAALPTPALTPEDKAVLQNLKRILAKVQEMRDQRVSLEQQLRELIQKDDITASLVTTEHSEMKKLFEEQLKKYDQLKVYLEQNLAAQDRVLRALTEANVQYAAVRRVLSDLDQKWNSTLQTLVASYEAYEDLMKKSQEGRDFYGDLESKVAALLERTQSTCQAREAARQQLLDRELKKKPPPRPTAPKPLLPRREESEVMEAGDPPEELRSLPPDMVAGPRLPDTFLGTATPLHFPPSPFPSSTGPGPHYLSGPLPPGSYSGPTQLIQPRAPGPTAMPVAPGPALYPAPAYTPELGLVPRSSPQHGVVSSPYVGVGPAPPVAGLPSAPPPQFSGPELTMVVRPATTTVDSIQAPIPSHTAPRPNPTTAPPQPRFPVPPPQSLPTPYTYPVGTKQPVPAQHHFSPGIPAGFPAPRIGPQPQPSRAFGPQPPQQPLPLQHPHLFPTQAPGLLPPQSPYPYAPQPGVLGQHTQLYPGPAQDPLPAHSGALPFPSPGPPQPPHPPLAYGPAPSTRPMGPQAAPLTIRGPSPAGQPTPSPHLVPSPAPSPGPGSVPPRPPAAEPPPCLRRGAAAADLLSSSPESQHGSTQPPGGGQPLLQPTKVDAAEGRRPQALRLIEQDPYEHPERLRQLQQELEAFRGQLGDVGALDTVWRELQDAQEHDARGRSIAIARCYSLKNRHQDVMPYDSNRVVLRSGKDDYINASCVEGLSPYCPPLVATQAPLPGTAADFWLMVHEQKVSVIVMLVSEAEMEKQKVARYFPTERGQPMVHGALSLALSSVRSTETHVERVLSLQFRDQSLKRSLVHLHFPTWPELGLPDSPSNLLYFIQEVHAHYLHQRPLHTPIVVHCSSGVGRTGAFALLYAAVQEVEAGNGIPELPQLVRRMRQQRKHMLQEKLHLRFCYEAVVRHVEQVLQRHGVPPPCKPLASASISQKNHLPQDSQDLVLGGDVPISSIQATIAKLSIRPPGGLESPVASLPGPAEPPGLPPASLPESTPIPSSSPPPLSSPLPEAPQPKEEPPVPEAPSSGPPSSSLELLASLTPEAFSLDSSLRGKQRMSKQNFLQAHNGQGLRATQPSDDPLSLLDPLWTLNKT